The DNA region ACATGCTGCTAACCGTGAACGGCTGCCTGAACGCCGCGGTGTTCGACCGCGAAGGGCGGGTTGTGCTGATCGGGGGGCCGCAAGCCAATTTTGCCGAACTGTCGCGGCTTGCCGCGGAGAAGGAGCTGGAAGGCCTGCTGATGGGCGTCAGCCGGGAAGGCCGCCTTTTGGAGGATATCCCCCGCTGTTATGCGGAGGCCAAAAGATCATTGGAACACACGTTTATCTATCCGGGCACGAGCCTGATTTGCTACAGTGAGCTGCCGGGCGAAAAACGCGTTTTCCCCGTACCGGAGGAGGAACTCCGCAAGCTGGGCAACATCCTCGGCACGAAGCGGGAAAAGGAGATCGGGGCGCTGCTCCGCACGATCTTCCGCGTCGGCGAACTGCCGGATGTCGATGTTTCCTATCTGGAAACGGTTGGCCGGCGCATGAACGAACAGGTGTTGGACGAAGTGTTCCGGTTGTACGGCGAAGCTTCGGTGGAGGTATTGAAGCTGTACCGCCAGGTGGGGACGATGAACAATTTCCGCCATTTCCACGACTATTTTCGCGCGCTGGAGCAGCTGCTGCTAAGTTTGGACGATTACATCCGGGAAATCCGTTCCGCCCACAGCGAGCACGGGGATATGAAGGAGGCCATCGCCTACATCGAAGAAAATTATCACCGGCCGCTGAACATGGCGATGGTCAGCAACCATGTTTCGCTGAATTACTCGTATTTCAGCGAGGCTTTTAAAGCTTATGCCGGAGAAAGCTTCGTGCTGTACTTAAAAAAGGTGCGCATCCGCAAAGCGAAGCAGTTGATCGGCGCCGGGAGCCTGAAATTGTCGGAAATCGGCGCGGCGGTCGGCTTCGAAAATACGAAGCAGTTTTCCCGCGTCTTCAAAGAGCTGGAAGGAATTTCGCCTTTCGAATACCGCGACAAAATGTTTGCCGGCCAGAGATAAACGTTGGGCCGAGCCGTTTCCTTTTGGGGATGCGGCTCGGCCCGATTGTTTCCGAACATTTCAATGTTTCTGGCCCGCTCCCTCGAGCAGCTTCTTCAATTTCGCCTCCGTGGCCGTGCCTTCGATCGGTGTATAGATGCTGCAGCGCAAATCGGCCTCTCCCTGCACCTGTAATGAGGTCAGGTTAAACAGCATTTTTCCGGCTTTGGCGTGGCGGAATTCGATCAGGACTTCGGGAGCGGCCTTGACTTCGCTTTGCTCCCACAAATCGTGAAAATCGGGGTAGCTCTGCGTCATTTTCTCGATAAACCCGGCATACCACGGATCGGCCACGTATTGGCCGTAATACGCGCGAAAAATCGCCAAAAAACCTTTCACGAAATGCGGCCAGTTGACCGCCAGGCTGCGCAGCTCTTTTTTGGCGAATACGAGGTAGATCAGATTCCGCTCTTCGCCTTTAAGATGCTCGAAGTCGACGAATACGTGGGACGCGGCGGCGTTCCAGCCGACGATATGGCAATGGCGATCGGAAATGATCGTGGGACAAAACTTCAGCTCCTGCAGGATTTTATGCAGCGAAGGGCTGATGGCGGTGTTTGGCTCCTGAGTGAAGGAAGGGTGCAAGCCGCTGTCCATCGCCAGATCAAACAAATATTTGCGTTCATCGGCATTCAGTTTGAGCGCCCCGGCGATGGCGTCCAGGACCGAAGCGGACACCTTGATGTCACGGCCCTGTTCCAGCCAGGTGTACCAGGTTGTGCTGACCCCGGCCAACTGGGCGACTTCTTCGCGCCGCAGTCCAGGCGTCCGGCGGCGCCCGCCCGGCGGCAGTCCGACCGCCTGCGGATTCAGCTTGGCCCGCCGGGTTTTTAAAAATTCGGAGAGCGCTTTAAGTCTCGGTTCCGTACTCACTTTGAGATTCTCCTTTAACGTCGCTTATTGTATTACCTATTATACTAGGATAATTAAAAACTTGTAATAGGATAAGAAGCGGATAAAATAGGGGACAACAGATGTTTTTTTGAAGGAGGATTTTGGTATGGAACGGGTTGTCATTACCGGTATGGGCATTTTGTCTCCGCTGGGCAACGATGTGGATACGTTTTGGAACGGACTTAAGGAAGGGAGATCGGGAATTTCCCGGATCGATCGCTTTGATGTTACGGGATTCGGCACCCAAATCGCCGGCCAGGTGCGGGATTTCGATGCGGAGGGGCTGTTCGGCCGGAAGGAAGCGCGGAAAATGGACCGCTTTTGCCAATACGCGATGTATGCCGCCGAACAGGCGTTGCAGGATGCGAGGCTGCAGCCGGAACGGGTTGACCGGGAACGGTTTGGCGTTTACGTCGGATCTGGCATCGGCGGGATCGAGACGCTGGCCGAAAACATGAGGGTCTTGGATAGCCGCGGACCGGGCCGGGTAAGCCCGAGCCTTGTCCCGATGATGATTTCGAATATGGCGGCGGCGCAAATCAGCATCCGCTACGGCGCGCTTGGGCCCACGCTGTCGCCGGTGACGGCCTGTTCGATCGGCAATACGGCGATCGGGGAAGCGTTCCGGCTGATTAAGAGCGGCGAGGCGGATGTTATGATCGCCGGCGGGACGGAGGCGGCGATTCATCCTTTGGCCTTGGCCAGCTTCGGGAACGCTACGGCGCTGTCGAAGCGGAGCGGCGAGCCGGAGCAGGCCAGCCGCCCGTTTGACGCGGCCCGCGACGGCTTCGTGATGGGCGAAGGCGCCGGCATCGTCATCCTGGAATCGCTGGGGCATGCGCTGCGCAGAGGCGCGCGGATTCATGGCGAGGTGATCGGATACGGGGCCAGTTCGGACGCCTATCACGTGGTCGCTTCCCATCCGGAAGGGGAAGGCGCCGCTCAGGCGATGAAGCGGGCGCTGCGGTCCGCCGGGGTGTCCCCGGAGCAGGTTGACGTGATCAGCGCTCATGCCACAAGCACGGAGGTGGGCGACCGCGGGGAGACCCTGGGGATCAAAAAAGCGTTCGGCGAGCGTGCCTGGCAAATTCCGATCACGGCGAACAAATCGATGATCGGCCATATGTTTGGCGCGGCGGGCGGCGCGGAAGCAATCGCTCTGATGCAGACGCTGAACGAAGGGGTGATCCCGCCGACGATCAACCTGACGAATCCCGATCCCGAATGCGATCTGGATTACGTGCCGAACGCTGCGCGAAAGGCCGCGCTTGACATCGGCTTGTCCAACTCGTTCGGGTTCGGCGGACATAACGCGGTCATAGTGCTGAAGAAATATCATGAATCGTGAATTATGAATTATGAATTATGAGACATTTCATTAAACTTTAAACTGATTTTCATCTTGTTTTAAGTATAGCCTTGTAGTATAAAGCCATCCCCCTTAACCATAGATGCGGAGACCCTGACTGTACAGCAGGGTCTCCGTTGTTTTTTTCATACATATGTGATTGATCGTAGGTTCTCCGGACACAACCTGGACATCTGTGCTCGGCAGCCGGCTGCCGGACGACGAACCGTCGGATGCTGGACGACGAACAGCTGCAGGAACAACGAACCGCAGGCTACAGCAGCGATGAACCGTCCGGCGCAGGAAGCGAACAAGTGGCTACAAGTTCGATGACCGTAGGCTACTTGGACGACCTACCGCCGGCCATCAGAATAGCGGCACTTTATGTACTTATTATCCGGACCTAGGGATGTTCATCCCCACTAGCGACATTTTATGTCCTTATTTTCCTATAAGTGGTCCGGAATGTGGGCATCTCCTGGTGATCGGGAAAAATAGCGGCATAAATTGCCTTTATTTCTCCTTGAATGGGGGTTATCGCCGGAATAAGGACATTTTTTGCACTAGCGTTGCATAAAACCTAACGCGAATAATCAAATATTAGTTAAATATGGGTAATTATGATCATTTTTCATGGAAAAAGCATAAAAAATCTCCTATTGTAAAGAGGTAGGTACGTTGTCCATAACTCTCTACAAAAGGAGACCATCCATGGATAACGTTAAAGCTAAAACGGTCATTCGTCAACTGATTTCCTTACTGCCCATCGATGTGCATCAACGTTTACTCTTCGACCATTACACCAAGAAACTTACCACGATGAAAGCGATCATGCTCTTCATCAATGCTCAGTTGAAACAATGGTCATCTTACGGTGAAATGGAAATTGCACTTCGTGCTGAGCCGAAACTTCAGCAGCTTCTACAGTTGGAGAGTATCAGCGGCTCGCAATTATCCCGAAAACTCGATCAGATCCCAACGGAGCTGTTGGAGTGGATGTTTCAGCATCTGGCATCACAAACACAGCAACGTGCTTGCCACCAGGGCCAGAGCGGGAAATTGCACATCATTGATTCTTCCAGCATTCGACTGCCGCTTCAACTTGGAAGTTGGGCCAAGATGTCAAATAAGAGTAGCGGCGTCAAGATGCATCTGCGCCTCGTTGTTACAGCTCCCGACAAGCTATTTCCTGATGCCATGATCCCCAGTTCGCTCAATGTAGGGGATCGTGCGGGGGCCGTTGAACTGGTCGTCCCCTCGGATGCGATTTATGTGATGGATCGCGGTTATGATGATTATGCCCGGATGGATCAATGGGTCCAGGACAACATCCAGTTTGTGATCCGTATGCGAGATCGCGCGCTTGCCACCGTCATTGAGGAGTATCCTGTTCCGGAAGGCTCGAACATCACGCGGGACGCCAAGGTTTGCGTGGGCAGTTCCTTCCGATCCATGGAACATTCCGTTCGTTTGGTGGAGTTTTATGACGAGCAGGAACGGACTTATCGTATTTTTACATCGGTATGGGATAAGACCGCTGAAGAAATCGCGCAGATCTATAAAAATCGCTGGCTCATCGAGTTGTATTTTAAATGGCTGAAGCAACATTTGCGATTGAAGAAGCTGCACAGTCATAAACCACAGGCTATTTGGAACCAGTTATTCTTGGCTTTAATTACTGCCTTGCTCGTGGAGCACATCCGGCACAGCACCCAAACGGCAAAAACAAACTGGCAAGTGCTCCGGATTCTCCGCGAGTACTTGTACCGTTCATGGCGATCCTTTCGAACCGAACTGGATCGGAAACCCAGTCGAAGTAGTCCGGGGAGACGTCCGGGGTCAGGTCCCAAAGCGTTATCGGTGCGCACAATGGTTGGGATAATTAAGCCAAGCAAATTCAAGTAATAATATCCATTATATACATTTAATGGGACATCGCGACCTACGCATTAGGTAACCTTGACTTTTTGGTCTTAAGCTTAAAAAATGACTGTAAAAAAATCCATTTATAGTTTCAATAATCCAAATGTGGGTTTTGCTGAAAATTGATGTTAGTGTTCTTGCAACGCTAGTGCATTTTTTGTTCTTATGTTTTGCGCTATGGGGCAGTTGAGCTTCTCAGACAACCTGGTTACGAAGGTTTTCTCGGCGCTATACAAAAGGGCACCGGGGACTTAACGGCGGATGCTTGCTTTAAATGTTCAGCGGAGTCGCAGCCAAGTTAGGGGGCCTTTGGTCCAAGTGCCACCATGCTGGAAGGTTCGACTATTTTTATTTTTCGAAGACGGCAACCTTCCAGACTTTGGAGGCGTCAAGACAGGTAAGAGACGTTCCGCGATAAAACAGTACAGAGCAGATAAGAAAATGCGGAGCGCTCAAGCCTGTTTATGACAAGGGGGGCATTTCATTGGGGAAATGGTGTAAAAAGATTGCGGTATTAGGAGCGGTCATTTTAGGGTTATGGCTGCTGGGCGGATGCGGGAACGCAAGCGATAATTCGGGCAGCGCATCCCAATCCATGGAAAACGCTTTACCGGCGGCTGACATGGCCGTAGGCGATCAAGCTTCCAATGAGGCCGCCGATGGCGGAATGGGGCTGGGTGGAGCCAGGAGCACGGACAAATCGGTCGCGGAGAAGTCCGATGCGGCCGATGGGACTGAAGAAGCCGAGTCCTCCGGCGGAGGGGCCGGATCTTCGGCGGGAGCGGGGGAAGGCGGACGCACCGCCAATGCCGCTGCGGGAGCGGGGCAAACCTCCCCGGGATTTCAAGGGGCAACAGCGGACACCGGCTTCAACAAGAAGCTGATATACCGGGCCAACGTCGCGATGGAAGTGGAGGATTACGCTAAAGCGCAATCCGAAATCCGCAATCTCGTGACATTAACGGGCGGCTATATCGTCGAGTTCTCCGAAAATCAGTCCCAGCACGAGCTTGGCGGGAATTTTATCCTAAAGGTGCCGGCCGCCGGGTTTTCCCCGTTCCTGGACAAACTGGAACAGCTCAAGCTCAAATCAATGCAGCGCACCATTCAGGGACAGGACGTTTCCGAGGAGTACGTGGACCTGGAATCACGGCTTAAAGTCAAGGAAGCGATGGAGGCCAGGTACCTTAAATTTGTGGAGGAAGCAACTCAAACGAGCCAACTGGTTAAGTTCGTGAATGAGCTGGAGCGGATTCAGACGGAAATCGAGCAGATCAAAGGCCGGATGCGGTACATCGACAGCAACGTCGCCTATTCCACGGTCGAAATCCGTTTGTATCAACCGGAGCAGGCGGGATCCGCCATGGCAGAGGGCGATGAGCCCCCGCTCTTGGAGCGAGCCAAGCAGGCGCTGACGGGAAGCATCGAAGTGCTGTCGCTGATCCTGCAGTGGCTGATCGTCTTGTTGGCGGGGGCGCTGCCGGTGATCGCCATCGCTGCGGTTATCGTGGTGCCGCTTTGGCTTCTGCGCCGCCGTCAGGCGCAGAACAGAGCCGCGCAGCGGGAAGCCTGGAAGCAAGCGAACGGGATGCAAACGAACGCGATGCTAGCGAACGGGATGGCCGTGCAGGCTCGTCCCAACGAGGCGCAGGTTCCGCAGGAACCGGCAACGCAGACAGCGCCCGCGCAGACGCCGGCCGAGCAGTCAGCCGGCTCACAGGTGCCGCTGTCGCAGGAGCCTGCCCCGCAAGCGCCGTCCTTGCAGGTGCCGCCGCCGCAGGACCCCGCCCAGCAGGCGCCAGCCTCACAAGTGCGGGCGCCGCAGGAACCGGTCTCCAGGGAAGCGGCCGGCATGGACGTTCCGCCGAAAACGCCGGACAAACCGGAGTAAGTCATTATTCGCTGCAATCCACCAAAACGGCAAAAGCTTTCCCCGTTCCACTAGTTGGAGCGCGGGAAAGCTTTTTGCATAAATTGCCGGACTTTTTGGCTAACTAAAATGCGGCTTCGAACGTCCTATGGTAAGATAGTTAAGATTTTATGAGCAGAAGGGGTTTAAACTTTGAAATTTGAAACGTATTTGTTCCCTATTTCCTATGCCTTTATGGCTTTTCCTTTCGCCGCGCTGCTGTTCACGATGCCTTTTCTCGTCGTCCAGTACCGCCGGCACGGGTATATCAACAAAGTGCGGGCGTTCGTCCTGTACCTGTTACTGCTGTACCTGATGAACGCCGCGTTTCTGATCATGCTGCCCTTTCCTGCCACGCGGCACAATCCGCCGCTCGCCCAATCGCCTGTTCAGCTCGTTCCGTTTCATTTCATCCAGGATATCCTGAAGGAGACCAGCGTCGTTAAAGGAGAGCCTTCAACGTATTGGCGGCTGCTGAAGGAGCGGGCTTTTTTGCAGGTGGCCTTCAACGTCCTGTTGACGGTGCCGTTCGGGATGATCATACGTTACTACTTCCGGTTTGGGCCGATTCGCTGCCTGCTGCTGTCCTTTTTGCTGTCCCTGTTGTTTGAAGTGACGCAGCTGACGGGCATATTCGGCATTTTTGACAACGCCTACCGGGTGTTCGATATCGACGACCTGATGACGAACACGCTTGGCGGAATGATCGGCTTTCTCGCCGCCGAATGGCTGTCGCGCTTTTTGCCCAGGATCGAGCATCTGGACCGGGGTGTGGATTTGTCCGCCAAAAGGGTGAGCTACACCCGCCGCGGTTTGGCCTGGATGTTTGATGTTGTCATTTGCGCGGTGCTGTTGGCCGTCTGCCACGTGCTGCGGATTCCGGCGGCTTATTTCGTCGCGACAGGTCTTTACTTTATGCTGCTTCCATACCTAACCGGCGGCTGCACCTTCGGCAAATGGCTGGTTCGCATCAGGATCGAGGAAGCGGAACCGACGGAAAAGCGGGATGCCGATGCGGGTTACGCAGCCCAATTGACCCGAGGCAGAAATAAGCAAGGTGATGAAGCGCGGCCGGGAACCATGTCGATCATCGTCCGCTACGGCCTGCTTTATTGGGGGATTTTCGGCATGAACCGTTTGGTTGCCTTTCCTTCCGGATCGTTGCCGGAGGGAGCAAGGGCGTTATTGGCCATGCTGGTTCTGCTGATGGATCTGGCGTTTTTCATTCACGTCGTCATTCAAGTATTTCGCAAAAACTCCACGCTGTTCTACGAGAAACTAAGCCGGACACAGCACCGGATATTGTGGAAAAGCGCCGCTTCGAAATCGGAGGGGAAATAAGGTTTTCCTGGGTTGCCTGTTTTTCCACAACGTGGAAAAATAATTGCTCCCGGCCAAGGAAATATTTTAAAGCAAAGGGAAAGCTTCACCATTCCATAAAAAGAAGGGGATTCGATGAAGATGTTAGACGAAGCCCGAACCTTTGCGCCGGGAGATATCGTTTATGTGTTTTACCGCAACCCGCATACCCAGGACGTCGCCAACATCCAGGAGGCCGCGGTGGTCAACAACCCGGAGCGGCCGGGGGAGCTCGCCGTTTTTTTGTACGAAACCTATTACCCGTTGACCAGTGAAATGGCCGTATACGCGTCGGCGGATGAGGCGGAGCAGGCCTACAGCTACTACTTCGGGGACGCCGCCGAGGGGGGCCTGGAATGAAGCCGTTTGTTCCCAAGCTCGTTTACTTTGAGCCGGACGCGCTGGATTATCCGCTCGGTCAAACGCTGTATGACAAATTCAAGGACATGGATCTCGACATCCGGTACACGACTTCCCACAACCAGGTCAGAAACCTGCCGGGCGAAAGCGATCTGCAAAAATACCGGGTGGCCAAGTCCACGCTGGTCGTCGGCATTCGCAAAACGCTGAAATTCGACACATCCAAACCTTCGGCGGAGTACGCCATCCCTTTTGCCACCGGATGCATGGGGCATTGCCATTACTGTTACTTGCAAACGACGATGGGGAGCAAGCCGTATATCCGCACTTATGTCAACGTGGAGGAGATTTTGGACGCCGCCGACCGGTATATGGCCGAACGCGCCCCGGAATACACCCGTTTTGAAGCTTCCTGCACTTCGGATATCGTCGGCATCGACCATCTGACCCATACGCTAAGGCGGGCGATCGAGCACTTTGGACAGTCCGAGTACGGCAAGCTGCGGTTCGTCACGAAGTTTCATCATGTCGATCATTTGCTGGATGCGAGGCATAACGGAAAAACACGGTTCCGGTTCAGCGTCAACGCCGATTACATCATTAAAAACTTCGAACCGGGCACCTCGCCTTTGGAGCAAAGAATCGAAGCCGCGGGGAAGGTGGCCCGGGCCGGATATCCGCTTGGCTTTATCGTCGCGCCCATTTACATTCACGAAGGATGGGAGGACGGGTACCGCCATATGTTCGAACGGCTGGATGCCGAACTGCCGGCCAAGGCGAAAGAGGACCTTACGTTTGAATTCATTCAGCACCGCTTCACAAAACCGGCCAAACGGGTGATCGAGAAAAATTACCCGATGACCAAGCTGGAACTGGATGAAGAAAAACGCAGATACAAATGGGGCAAATACGGCATCGGCAAATATATCTATCCGAAAGAGGAAGAGGAGGATTTGAAAACGCATCTGTTCGGTTATATGAAAGATTTTTTTCCAAAGGCGAAGCTGGAGTATTTTACTTGACCGGCGGCCCGCCGGACGCCGGAGGATGGCGCTGCAGCTTACGGCGCCTGAAGCTCCGCGTAATATTCGGCCAAAAACCGGCCGAAGCTGCGGGCGGCTTTGGGAAGATACCGCCGCTCCAGCCAGGCGATCCGGAAGACGCGCCGGCATACGGGGGTTTCGAGGCGCAGCATTTTATAAGGCGGCGTCTCGTCTTTGCGGCATGCGGGCATAAAAGCTACGCCAAGTCCGGCCTGCACCAGGCTGCCCAAAGCGGACGGTTCGTCCACCTCGCAGACGATGTTCGGCGAAATGCCCGCTTCGCGGCAAAATGACGCGTTTATTTTCCGGAACGGATGGCCGGTTTTATATTCGATGAAAGGCTCGGCCGCCACCTCCTCCAGTCGGATGCTGCTGCGCCGTTCCAAGGGATGGCCGGGCGGCACCGCCAAAAACACCTCGGCGTCCAGCACCGGCTGCTCGCGGATATCCGGATGATCGATGGAAGCGGCGGTAAAACACAGATCCACCTCGCCGTTTTCCAGCAAATTTACCAACTCCTCCATGGAAGCGGGCGGCGTTTGCAAAATGCGGAAATTCACTTCCGGATGCTCAGTCCGGTAGGCGCTTATAGCGGAAGTAATCCGGCCCAGGTTGTTCGTCGCCAGATGAATGCTTCCCCGTTCGGTTCCCGCCAGATCGGCGACTTCCTTCCGACCTTCCTCAAGCACGTTCAACGCGAGATTCACCTTTTTCAAAAACGCTCTGCCGAAGTGGTTGAGCCGGATTTGCCGGCTCTGCCGGTCAAACAGCGGCACGCCCAAATCCTGTTCCAGGCGGGCGATCGTTTTGCTCAGCGCGGGCTGGGCGATATGAAGCTCCTGCGCGGCTTTTGTCATATGCTCCAAGCGGGCGACCGTCTGAAAATATTGCAGCTGCAGCAATTCCATACCGTTCGTTCCTTTCTATTAATATACTGTAGTATATGATTTTATAATTAAATATATATTTTTAATTATCAATATGCAAATATAAAATATCTCATAACAAAGGTTTTTGAGGGGGCATGATTTGTTATGAGAAAGCAGGCAGAGGGCGATTCAGCCGAAAAGCTGATCCGTATTTTGGCGTTTACGATGGTGCTCTCGTCGATGAGCGCTACGATGTTTAATATCGTGCTGCCGGAAATTAAAAACGAGTTCCAATTATCCGTGGCGCAGGTCAGCTGGGTATCCACCATTTATATGCTGATCTATGCGATCGGATCGGTCATCTACGGGAAATTGGCCGACGTATTCAGGTTCAAAAATTTAATCACGTTTGGCTTGGCCGTGTTTTGTCTGGGCTCGCTCGCCGGGCTTGCCGCCCAGGCGTTTTGGATGGTGCTGGCCGGGCGGGTTTTGCAGGCGGCGGGAGCGGCGGTCATTCCGGCGGCGGCGATGATCATTCCCGTCCGCCACTTTCCGCCCGAACGCCGCGGATACGCGCTCGGCATCACGGCAACCGGACTGGCTGTCGGGGGGGCGATCGGACCGGTCGTCTCGGCGCTAATCGTCAGTCTGGTCGATTGGCGTTGGCTGTTTTGCATTCCGATGCTGATGCTTGTCACCTTGCCGTTTTACCGCCGTTATTTAAGCGAGCAGGCGCCCAAATACGCCAAAGTCGATTGGCTGGGGGCCGGTCTGCTGGGCGG from Paenibacillus macerans includes:
- a CDS encoding response regulator transcription factor, whose product is MRTLLIVDDEKNIRLGLKTMIEREYPGRYRLITAGQGGEALEHYRSEGADIVITDIRMPGMDGIALIGKLAEEPRASGHPQPLVIILSGYEDFEYAKAAIQYQVKDYLLKPIRRDELFAALRKCEEHLNQLSRMEEQMAMSEMYRAELQSRSLQELLQIGEIAGEETGKLGQEIGFDRYAVPFSAAVLMYKYDDGRCMNKEELKALAEHMLLTVNGCLNAAVFDREGRVVLIGGPQANFAELSRLAAEKELEGLLMGVSREGRLLEDIPRCYAEAKRSLEHTFIYPGTSLICYSELPGEKRVFPVPEEELRKLGNILGTKREKEIGALLRTIFRVGELPDVDVSYLETVGRRMNEQVLDEVFRLYGEASVEVLKLYRQVGTMNNFRHFHDYFRALEQLLLSLDDYIREIRSAHSEHGDMKEAIAYIEENYHRPLNMAMVSNHVSLNYSYFSEAFKAYAGESFVLYLKKVRIRKAKQLIGAGSLKLSEIGAAVGFENTKQFSRVFKELEGISPFEYRDKMFAGQR
- a CDS encoding helix-turn-helix transcriptional regulator, translating into MSTEPRLKALSEFLKTRRAKLNPQAVGLPPGGRRRTPGLRREEVAQLAGVSTTWYTWLEQGRDIKVSASVLDAIAGALKLNADERKYLFDLAMDSGLHPSFTQEPNTAISPSLHKILQELKFCPTIISDRHCHIVGWNAAASHVFVDFEHLKGEERNLIYLVFAKKELRSLAVNWPHFVKGFLAIFRAYYGQYVADPWYAGFIEKMTQSYPDFHDLWEQSEVKAAPEVLIEFRHAKAGKMLFNLTSLQVQGEADLRCSIYTPIEGTATEAKLKKLLEGAGQKH
- the fabF gene encoding beta-ketoacyl-ACP synthase II, giving the protein MERVVITGMGILSPLGNDVDTFWNGLKEGRSGISRIDRFDVTGFGTQIAGQVRDFDAEGLFGRKEARKMDRFCQYAMYAAEQALQDARLQPERVDRERFGVYVGSGIGGIETLAENMRVLDSRGPGRVSPSLVPMMISNMAAAQISIRYGALGPTLSPVTACSIGNTAIGEAFRLIKSGEADVMIAGGTEAAIHPLALASFGNATALSKRSGEPEQASRPFDAARDGFVMGEGAGIVILESLGHALRRGARIHGEVIGYGASSDAYHVVASHPEGEGAAQAMKRALRSAGVSPEQVDVISAHATSTEVGDRGETLGIKKAFGERAWQIPITANKSMIGHMFGAAGGAEAIALMQTLNEGVIPPTINLTNPDPECDLDYVPNAARKAALDIGLSNSFGFGGHNAVIVLKKYHES
- a CDS encoding IS4 family transposase, which translates into the protein MDNVKAKTVIRQLISLLPIDVHQRLLFDHYTKKLTTMKAIMLFINAQLKQWSSYGEMEIALRAEPKLQQLLQLESISGSQLSRKLDQIPTELLEWMFQHLASQTQQRACHQGQSGKLHIIDSSSIRLPLQLGSWAKMSNKSSGVKMHLRLVVTAPDKLFPDAMIPSSLNVGDRAGAVELVVPSDAIYVMDRGYDDYARMDQWVQDNIQFVIRMRDRALATVIEEYPVPEGSNITRDAKVCVGSSFRSMEHSVRLVEFYDEQERTYRIFTSVWDKTAEEIAQIYKNRWLIELYFKWLKQHLRLKKLHSHKPQAIWNQLFLALITALLVEHIRHSTQTAKTNWQVLRILREYLYRSWRSFRTELDRKPSRSSPGRRPGSGPKALSVRTMVGIIKPSKFK
- a CDS encoding DUF4349 domain-containing protein translates to MGKWCKKIAVLGAVILGLWLLGGCGNASDNSGSASQSMENALPAADMAVGDQASNEAADGGMGLGGARSTDKSVAEKSDAADGTEEAESSGGGAGSSAGAGEGGRTANAAAGAGQTSPGFQGATADTGFNKKLIYRANVAMEVEDYAKAQSEIRNLVTLTGGYIVEFSENQSQHELGGNFILKVPAAGFSPFLDKLEQLKLKSMQRTIQGQDVSEEYVDLESRLKVKEAMEARYLKFVEEATQTSQLVKFVNELERIQTEIEQIKGRMRYIDSNVAYSTVEIRLYQPEQAGSAMAEGDEPPLLERAKQALTGSIEVLSLILQWLIVLLAGALPVIAIAAVIVVPLWLLRRRQAQNRAAQREAWKQANGMQTNAMLANGMAVQARPNEAQVPQEPATQTAPAQTPAEQSAGSQVPLSQEPAPQAPSLQVPPPQDPAQQAPASQVRAPQEPVSREAAGMDVPPKTPDKPE
- a CDS encoding VanZ family protein, translated to MAFPFAALLFTMPFLVVQYRRHGYINKVRAFVLYLLLLYLMNAAFLIMLPFPATRHNPPLAQSPVQLVPFHFIQDILKETSVVKGEPSTYWRLLKERAFLQVAFNVLLTVPFGMIIRYYFRFGPIRCLLLSFLLSLLFEVTQLTGIFGIFDNAYRVFDIDDLMTNTLGGMIGFLAAEWLSRFLPRIEHLDRGVDLSAKRVSYTRRGLAWMFDVVICAVLLAVCHVLRIPAAYFVATGLYFMLLPYLTGGCTFGKWLVRIRIEEAEPTEKRDADAGYAAQLTRGRNKQGDEARPGTMSIIVRYGLLYWGIFGMNRLVAFPSGSLPEGARALLAMLVLLMDLAFFIHVVIQVFRKNSTLFYEKLSRTQHRILWKSAASKSEGK
- a CDS encoding transcriptional regulator SplA domain-containing protein; this encodes MKMLDEARTFAPGDIVYVFYRNPHTQDVANIQEAAVVNNPERPGELAVFLYETYYPLTSEMAVYASADEAEQAYSYYFGDAAEGGLE
- the splB gene encoding spore photoproduct lyase; amino-acid sequence: MKPFVPKLVYFEPDALDYPLGQTLYDKFKDMDLDIRYTTSHNQVRNLPGESDLQKYRVAKSTLVVGIRKTLKFDTSKPSAEYAIPFATGCMGHCHYCYLQTTMGSKPYIRTYVNVEEILDAADRYMAERAPEYTRFEASCTSDIVGIDHLTHTLRRAIEHFGQSEYGKLRFVTKFHHVDHLLDARHNGKTRFRFSVNADYIIKNFEPGTSPLEQRIEAAGKVARAGYPLGFIVAPIYIHEGWEDGYRHMFERLDAELPAKAKEDLTFEFIQHRFTKPAKRVIEKNYPMTKLELDEEKRRYKWGKYGIGKYIYPKEEEEDLKTHLFGYMKDFFPKAKLEYFT
- a CDS encoding LysR family transcriptional regulator produces the protein MELLQLQYFQTVARLEHMTKAAQELHIAQPALSKTIARLEQDLGVPLFDRQSRQIRLNHFGRAFLKKVNLALNVLEEGRKEVADLAGTERGSIHLATNNLGRITSAISAYRTEHPEVNFRILQTPPASMEELVNLLENGEVDLCFTAASIDHPDIREQPVLDAEVFLAVPPGHPLERRSSIRLEEVAAEPFIEYKTGHPFRKINASFCREAGISPNIVCEVDEPSALGSLVQAGLGVAFMPACRKDETPPYKMLRLETPVCRRVFRIAWLERRYLPKAARSFGRFLAEYYAELQAP